DNA from Musa acuminata AAA Group cultivar baxijiao chromosome BXJ1-5, Cavendish_Baxijiao_AAA, whole genome shotgun sequence:
CACCCACCGACACCATTCCGCCCTCCGACGAGGCCCTACCAACTGTTCTCTGATATGGTTTCTCGGAGAAACACAACACCTGATTGAAAAGTTTGAGATGTCCACTTCCCACCTTCAGACCTTTCAAGACTTCATAATTAGAATTGATCGATCTCCAATCAAACCTTAGGGCTTGATGATGACGATTCTGATACAAAGCATCCATGCAAACAGATCCAAAGATGAACTATAGACAAAGCCAACTTCATCAAGGATCCATGAGACAGCCGATTGAAGCCATGTCACGTTAGATCAACAATATGGAGTAGACATAGACAAAAAAAACAACAGTGGAAGAGGTTCTCGCCATGGCACAGATTGCTTTCATTAAACAGGAACAGTAGTAGTCAAGAGAAAGCCAACACGAGCTTCAAATTTCCTTACAAGACAAAAGAGCTGAACAAAAAACAAGGAAATTTACCACATAACATGGAAGAACACCAAATTGCACATTCTGCTCAACAGCATCAAATCCTAAGAGGCATCCCTAATCTATCCAACCTGCCTGAGCCAGGATAAGCCTTGTTGGTGAACTTGGCATGCAGAGACGACGACCTCTGAGCTGCTACTGCCCCCGAGGACCTCTTCAGTGATCCAGACTTCTCATACTCCGGCCTCTGCTTCGGTGCGCTATGCGACCTCAGTTTCGCCGTCGAAGACTGCGTGTTCGCCATGTAGTTGGGGAAGTCTGCGAACCCACTGAACAAGCTCTGAGAGCCCTCGCCATTCGAGGGCGTGAAGGGGCCTTTGGTTGCGCTGCCACGCCGTGACGACGATGAGTAGTACTGCGGGCTTCCGCAGAAGCCCACTACCTGGAGCGGGAACCGCAGGGAGCTCAGACATTGCTGCTGCATGTTGACGGAGGATGGGCTGGGAATGGATTGTTGGGCAGCTGTGGAATCCTTTGATGGTGAATCCTGCACGGTGGTGAAGCTCCGGCTGTTGTAATCCGAGGTCAAGGTGGAGCATGAGTACTGATGATGGTTACTCCTCTTGTGACTGAACTGTGGCTTTCCTGGATCTACTTCCAGGATCTTAGTATTCTTCTCATCGTCGATCGATGCAAAGCTTCCTGTCTTCCTTTCAACTTCTCGACCGTCCCAGCACCTCTCCTCCACCCACCGATCCAGCCAGTTCCATGCAGCAGTATCGGGTCTGTCATCTGCTCCAGCATGCTTTGAAGAATTCCTCTGCACATAAGGGAAGCATGAAGTGATAGGTTGATTACTCTGCATCACTAGGTTTCCAGAGATTTAACTGGGATTACCTTGAGAGCACAAGACCCAGCAGATTTCGTGGCACTCGATCGAACCGCTTGCTCATATTTCTCTGGAGTAGGAGGACCCTGAACGCGATATGATTTGCAcatacaaattataaatagaaCGAAATTGCAAGAACAGAGGTCAGAGAAATGAGATCTAAAGCTTACAGCACGCATGCGGTTGCCTCTCTCAGACCCGTCCCTCTCCGAGCGCAAGGCTCGGCATGCCCGGGCTCGAGCCTGCACTCTCACCAGTGCTTGCATGCATCGCAGCGTCTCTGCAGCCTGTTTCCTAACAATGTTGCCTCTGACCAGTGCCTGTAGCTTCACCAGCCCCCTTAACGCTCTCAGTGCTCTCCTTGCCTTCAAGAAACACGAATGAATCAATCATGATCCATATGAATTATACATCAAATTCCGAGTATAATGGAAAGTCGATAGAACAAGTTGTCTTCCTCAGAATTCATCGCGTCAAATGTCCATTCTAACACGAGAAAGACCAGTTGTTTCTGCAGGCGTTTCATTGGCAGTGAACAGAAACACAAGCACACAACACAAACTACTATAGAATGGGAGCGAAAAGGGTACAAATCTATGGATCTAAGCTCATCTCTAGCTATCACCACTACGAGATGCTATCATTAATGCCTTGGCTAAGGCGACAGGCATCATCGTCAGCAAGTCCCATCTTCATCTGAGAACCAGGAGATATTCCTCTGCGACGACGGCATCAATGAGCCAACCGAACCGCAAGGGATAGGACAAGAGGTCCAAAGAAAGCAAAGGGAAATAGAAGGTCAAAAGAGTTCCCTGGTAAAGACAACAAGGAAATAGGAAGACAGACGTAAAGAGGCTCTGATCTGCGAAAAGGTTGCACCCTTGAGGTGACAGGAGCCATTACCAAACCAGCTTCGCGGCGCAAAGCTTGAGCCATGGGCTATAGCATGCAAGAATCCAAATGCTTGTTTACTGCGCCAATCACGGACGCCAGACGCAAAAATGAAGAGAATAAGATCGGGGAAAAAACTATTCTTTTTCTGCAGATTCACATCAAAATTTCAACTTTTTAGTGTATACGGTCGAGAAAGGGGAAGAGCAGAGAAAGCCAACCAGGTAACCCCGGAAAGTAGACTGGATCTTTACGGCCGCCGACTCCTCCCGTTTCCCGCCCACGAGGCCCACAACGGTCCGCCCGCTGCTCGTCAGCCTCACCACCACGGCAGCCGCCTGCGCCGCGGCCACCGCTGCCTCCGCCACCGCCGCGGTCGCCGCAGCCACCGCGATGGCCCGCTTGCTCTGCTCCTCCTCGTCCACCACCAGCGCGGCCGTGCCGCACGGCCTCATAAGCTCCCTGTACGACCCCTTCCTCTCCTCGGACGGCGCCGGAGACGGCGGCCGAGGGTGCTCACCCCTCCGCAGCGGCGAAAGCTGCCGCTCCTTCTCCCGGGGCGACTTCCCGAAGCCCCACTTCCTCTTCTCCTTGATCCCCGCCGAGTGCTCGCCTGGGTTCGCCTTCTTCCCGCCCAGGAGCCCCCGGATCCACCTCGCGGCGCGCCCCATGTGTTCACCGCTCCTCCGCCTGCGGTGACGCGAGCCGTCCTGTTACGGTCCCCATTTGCCTATAATTCAAGAAAAGAACCAACATAAAACGGAAATCCCAATCCCAAAcgcagaagagaagggaagatatcGAAGCGGCGGAGGAGAAAGATAAGAGAGTCGAGTAGGGGGTTCGCGACACCATGGCCTCTCATTTATATCATTTACTCCGTTACCGTTGTCATGTACCAAAAAAAATGAATGTTCCATGGAGAAGGAATTCTCACACAAAAGTACCAAAACGCCCCAACAGCCACTGCTTATTTTCGCCCACCGCATACGTCATACCACTGACCGCTGCTTCCACGACAGGCTACCCAGGTAGGTTCACGTGGGCAAGACGGAACTGCAGGTCGATGACAGCGCGTTCCTCAGCCGTCTGATCGCGATCTGCAGTCCGACTCCACACCGATCGGATCCCCTTCTTGTTTCGTTTTCGTTTATTGCGTACTTCCTTCTGCTGGTCACAGCAGCAGGCAGTTTTGGTGGTGACAGAAGGAGGGAGAGGGAGGGGGGATGGGGGAAGGCGTGGGTGGCAGATCATGCGTTTGTCTTGGCCTCGTCGTCGGACGCTCGGCACGAAGCTTTGGGATGTGAGCATCGACGGTGATGGGACGGCGTGGAGAAGGTTGCATTGATAGCTTATGTCTATACGGTAGGGGAGAAAATAATCATATGTTCCCTGTTCTTATATTTCCTTATTCGAGTACATAAGTGGGATTAGCAGATACAAGATACTGCAATCTCATGGTTCACTTCATTGTTCTGAAGAAGCTACATACAAGTACAGGAGGAAAACAAGTCTTTGCTGATTTGCCTGCCACATTATCCTCTGGAGTTGATGGTGCTCAGAAAAGGCCTATGCAGCCTGTCATTTTTATCTGTATAGGTCAGAACGAATCACCAATTTGTATATTTCTGCATGAAGAGAAACATCATAGACACTTCTATGCTGATTAATTCTTGAGATAAAGTCTGCTCACACTTACAGGATTTTTCCTCCATGCCTCTCTTCCCAGCTTGCATCATGAAGACCGTCTCCAGTGCCTGCAAATATTCCATGCTGTTTCACCACTGCTCATAAATGTAGGTGAGCTTGTCAGTCAAAGAGCCACTAGTTGCAACTTACTGGTGCTTCTTCTTTGGCTTCGCATTTCCTTCTTGGGAAGCTTCGTGCTCACTGTCACTGCATGAATGGCTTCGAGAGAACACCCTCAAAGCCTGTTCAGTTTAGCTATCTTACAGACAATTAAGGAAAGAGAAGCATAACATGAAGCAGCCGATTCAACGAACGCGTACGAGGTTTGAGACAGATGATGCGAGCTGTGGGCGTTGGCACCAATGAACTCTCTTTAACACTCTCGGTTTGTCCCGCACTTGATCTCCGCGGCCTTCCATCGTCTCCGAGTAC
Protein-coding regions in this window:
- the LOC135674313 gene encoding protein IQ-DOMAIN 22-like translates to MGRAARWIRGLLGGKKANPGEHSAGIKEKRKWGFGKSPREKERQLSPLRRGEHPRPPSPAPSEERKGSYRELMRPCGTAALVVDEEEQSKRAIAVAAATAAVAEAAVAAAQAAAVVVRLTSSGRTVVGLVGGKREESAAVKIQSTFRGYLARRALRALRGLVKLQALVRGNIVRKQAAETLRCMQALVRVQARARACRALRSERDGSERGNRMRAGPPTPEKYEQAVRSSATKSAGSCALKRNSSKHAGADDRPDTAAWNWLDRWVEERCWDGREVERKTGSFASIDDEKNTKILEVDPGKPQFSHKRSNHHQYSCSTLTSDYNSRSFTTVQDSPSKDSTAAQQSIPSPSSVNMQQQCLSSLRFPLQVVGFCGSPQYYSSSSRRGSATKGPFTPSNGEGSQSLFSGFADFPNYMANTQSSTAKLRSHSAPKQRPEYEKSGSLKRSSGAVAAQRSSSLHAKFTNKAYPGSGRLDRLGMPLRI